A single region of the Xenopus laevis strain J_2021 chromosome 4L, Xenopus_laevis_v10.1, whole genome shotgun sequence genome encodes:
- the lurap1.L gene encoding uncharacterized protein lurap1.L isoform X2 — MCRVRRVLKACLRAIDVKILQQLLVVNEGIEAVKWILDEKGNLTSRCSSLTSSQYSLAESQGTSRRGSWNSLQDPIDKLDSISIGSYLDTLADDMDEYSLSTSEPVVSSTPYRQAFAFGVIEQDGSKLDNERDVFSPTITVHAKGENEKTKVEKDCCRGDNTVVSTTGQNTLEKNRVSRAVGQYATSHVGQTPNGSLVRHVPVAEKCTKVKSSTAEKTSKSSPKIKSSQNGKVDIEKCKTNSKLHLEYDAHWRWVQSQDDVTFL; from the coding sequence GCCTGCTTGAGGGCAATTGATGTCAAGATACTTCAGCAGCTACTGGTTGTAAATGAAGGGATTGAAGCTGTAAAATGGATCCTTGATGAGAAAGGAAACTTAACCAGCCGTTGCAGCAGTCTCACCAGCAGCCAgtacagcctggcagaaagcCAGGGAACATCTCGTAGAGGAAGTTGGAACAGTCTTCAAGACCCAATAGATAAACTTGACAGTATCTCCATTGGTAGTTACTTAGACACCCTTGCTGATGACATGGATGAGTACAGTCTGAGCACCAGTGAACCAGTCGTATCCTCCACTCCATATCGCCAAGCTTTTGCATTTGGTGTGATTGAACAAGATGGAAGTAAACTGGACAATGAAAGAGATGTCTTTTCTCCAACAATCACCGTACACGCGAAAGGGGAAAACGAGaaaacaaaagtagaaaaagatTGTTGTAGAGGAGATAACACGGTTGTATCTACCACTGGTCAAAATACTCTGGAAAAAAACAGGGTCTCAAGAGCGGTGGGCCAGTATGCAACATCTCATGTTGGTCAGACACCAAATGGATCTTTGGTTAGACATGTGCCAGTTGCTGAGAAGTGTACAAAAGTGAAGTCTTCAACAGCAGAAAAGACAAGTAAAAGTagtccaaaaataaaatctagtCAAAATGGGAAAGTGgatatagaaaaatgtaaaacaaatagcAAACTTCACCTAGAATATGATGCTCATTGGCGCTGGGTACAATCTCAGGATGATGTGacatttttgtaa